CACAATTTAGATACATTATATACCTTGTAGCACAACCATCATATTTATTCCtcggttaaaatatgccataggTCCCTCTACTCTTAACAAATTTGGAATCTagtttctataattttattttaaggaatttagtccatttacttttcagatttcaaaattcaggttcaattgttaacactgctaaaattattttgttaaattgtttatgtgacaatttgaaaaaaaaacaaaaaaactcacTTGCTAAAAATGTAACTACAAATATGACGTAATGAACTTggatttaacaaaataattttaacagtgttaacatttagacctgaattttgaaatttgaaaagtagagagactaaattcctagaaataaaagtatagggactaaacttcaaatttatGAAGAGTATAGGGACTTATGGCATGTTTTAACTTTATTCCTCCTATACAAATCCAACAACATTTCTGGCTACAAGATGATTCGCAGATTGACCAAGTAGTTTCATAAGGAAGGTCCCAACAACATAACACAATACAAAATTTCTGACTACCAGATAATCCTCAGGTTGAACAATTAGTTTCTGAAGGAGGATCCCATCATCATATAAACAATAGGACAACCATAAACTCTGAAATGTTCTTGAATCAGAAACAACCTTTTGAGAAATCAAACAGACGCTTGACAATGTCTGAAACGTGACATTCTCGAGGGGAATTCACATACCTTAGCCCAGGAAGGAAGAGAAacatcacttatgagttcaCCATCTTGTTTCACCCCAAGATGATAAGAGTTTGAATTGATCAGAAACTCAGGCATGTAAAAGAACTCGGGAATCAACTCCTTCACGTCACTTGTATTAGAAAGGCAATTCTTATATGTTCCTTCGATGCATTGAAAAAGACGATCTGCATGGTCAAATTTACCACCCTGATgaaaaattgatgaattagtgAGGCTTGCATGCTATGAATTGACACACCAGTTAACTGATAAACAAGAAAAGGTTAGAAAACCAAATTGCATACAAGacataataaatgaaaatgaatattcttCATATGTCAGTATTTGAACCATATTTAAAGCAATCATACCTATGAAAAATACATAATCATCAGACTTTGTATGACTACTGCAATCACTTTTACTCCCTACATTTTTTGTTGGTAGAATATAGGTGAAAGAATTAATTACTGGGTTCACACAAAACTCCAGCATTTACATGCCCTTTACAAGCTAAATGCTAATAACCATTTCATAACCTTTATTCATAAATgcaattgttatatatatattgaaaaaccTAAGTATGAAGTTCCATTAGCAATGGACTTTTCAAGTAATAATTTCAGATGTACTTGACTTTCCTCCATATGGAGGGAGTACTTTTCTGCTTGCTACCAGTAAAAAAAAAGGCGCATTTTACAAAGATCAAACCAAAATAAGTGCTtttaaaactgttttagtgaGTACTCAGAACATCACTGCAACAAAGAAACAACAGATCACCGCATACTTTTGTTAcccttttatattattactattagaTTAGACAAGGTGCTGCTTACAGGCTTTGCATGATTAAAAAAAGATACCTGAAAATTACGGTGAAGAGATGAGAAAGGTTCCATTCGAAGGAGGTAATAAAGCACAATCCCAATGCTTGAGTAATGAGACCCATAATGGAAACTGCATTAGGAAGTAGATGCAGAGCAACACATTAGACAAATTACCTAAAGCAAAATCTATAGAAAGAAATGACAAATGTCCTCAAACTATGATTGGAGGTTACCTGGGTATATCGGGATCACAGAAGTTTTGATATCTGTCTTCAAACACCTGAATCATGAAGCAACATGTTGAGATATGTGGAATGAGAAGAGAAAGGTGATATAGAGGAATGAGCCAGAGAGAAGTGACCTCAAACCGTTTTGAGTCCAGTGCTCCAACAGGCTTGGAGAGATCCCGAAAAGTTGCTGACTTGTTAAAATCAAGAACCTCAGATGAGTAATCAGCCAAAACCCAAGGAAAGACAGGATACTGACTCAAATCATTATAAGATCTTCCTGAAAGTGTGTTGAGAATCATCAAATAGTCAAAGTTCGTTATATCCCTTCTCTTCCATCTCTCTCTAGCAGTTTCTGCCATTTCCACTGCCACACGTCTATCAACAAATGAAATAATGCCACTCTTGTCCCTACTACTTCCTCTGGGAAACAACAGCTCATTTCTGGTAGAAACTATCAGGGTTCCAATCTCTTTTGCATTCTTTTGTGAAGCAAAGTTTATAAATATGGGAGCCATAGAATCACTGAAGAAAATCTCAACTGCATTGTATCTAAGCAAATACCGAGTCCAATGAACAGCTTTTATCTATGGCCAGCAAAGCAAACAAGAAGATATCAAAATGGAGTAAGCATACAAACAATACAgctaaagaaaaattaatggtTCCCTACCTTGCTAATATTCCATCTCCGATGACGCTTAACTGTTCGTAATTCCTTCTTATGCAAATCTTCTGCCTCCATATTGTCAGGAGAAGTCCCCTTCTCAGAAAACATACCAAGATGGAAGGACCAATGAAAAGACTTTGGCTTGTGATCAGCCCTTGCGGACTCGGAAAGGCTTGACTcattcaagttcttgaaaacTGAAGACCCCACAGTACCTtcaaccaaaaattcaccaaagAAATGCAAAACATCTTTCATGACTGCCAATCGACCTGCCAGTTTTCTTTTTGGGGCTACAAGCACACATGGAACTGACCTAAGAACCTGCACATCAAACCACAAATTACCAATGAAGTAACTTCAGATGTTTTAATGAGAAGAAACATAGCTTGCTTGTTCCGGTGATACAGATAACATATACCTCACTAGTTTCTGTTTCTTGAGAAGGTGATGAAAGCTCTTTTCTATCTGGCACAATGTCAATCTGATCACTACTGCTTTTAATAATTTCTGCACTGTGAATGTCAGAAGGATCATCAGGTCCAGCACCACTCTCAGCAGGTTCTGAGCTGCCGTCATCAGTTATCCTGTGTACTCCTTTGAGCAGAAACTTCTTCATTTGTTCAGGAATATGCCCCACAAAACTTGGCTTGCTCTCGCTATTTGGCAGAGTAGCTTCATTACAAGGAGAAGTGGAAGGAGGATGACACAACTTTTCATCAAAATGATAATTCCGCCTTAACTTTGGTCTACGCCGCCGTATATCTTCGGTCTTATCAAGTTTCCAATGTATCACAGCACCATTAGGAAATGGATTAGCAGACCACGGGCCCCTTTCATCGATTAAAGTACGAAACATGTGCATCCATTTTTCctgtccaaaaaaaaaatattatttacatacatatGAGCACAAAATCCAATATAATTAATTCATGGAAGAACAGCAAAAGAAACAAAGACAGAGACAATTAAAGAAGTGAAGGACCAAAAGAAAGGCAAGTTCTACAACAGAAAAACTTTTAGCATACAGCAACATTTTGCTGCTCCTCCTCATGGGCAAGAAGGAATGCAGCCCTTCTGCTCTCATCTGAAGCAAGAATACTGCGTAAGCTACTTTGTATCTCGTCTTCAAATGTCTTCTGGGTATTAATTTCTAAAGAggaattttcatccattttagcACGAAGCTCCTGCAAGTGTCTGCTGCGGTCAGATTCCAACATCTTCACATACTTGGACTCATCAGTAACCTGAAATGAGAAAGTAGAGGACTGAATGGTGGATAACCAGCAAAACATTCATGGAAGTTCCTAAGCCCTAAGCCCAGGAGATGACAAGTTTGAAATTTAGAACAAACCGCAGAAAGCACTCGATCCTTCTGAATTAGATTGTGCAAGGAGCCCGTTTCTCTTGAGAGGCTGCTTGTATTGAATAAGTCATCCCTACCAATCATGCTAGTAGCAAGCATTGACTTCCCAGAGTTTACAGTTTCTCGAATCACATGTGCTATAACATGAAAACGAGCACCATCATCCAACTTTCCATACCGGGATCGTACAAGAAGCAAAGACCTGAGCACAATGTTATAAGGCAAGAAAAAATTACTAATCTATATCCTTCCCCAAAACTAATATAACCAGTTGTATAACAAAAAATTTGGAGACTTGGGGCATATGGTAAACACTAATACCAGATGAAGAGTTGCAGTCTACTCTTGCTTTGCTCATCATCAGTGCCCAAAAAGGAAGGCAGAAGTGAGATGAACTGTTGGACACAGCGTGATGCTCTTTCTAGGGAAGCTCTGCAGAGATATATGATTAATAGTCGAAATACAATTCTTGGACACCTTTCCCCCCTCAAAGCCATGGCTTTATCAGcaactttgttttgttttccaCTCAATGCATTGCCAAAGCCCCCGGATATAACAACAGCAGCCATTTCTGTGGCAGGGATATTAAGAGATTCTACCAAGTCACGTGCTCTTTGGCCAAAAGATGGACCAACTGATACTGTAATTCTAGGCAGCATCTTGCTTGGACCCTTCCCATTCATCTCACTAATAACAATCCATAAGTTGTCAAATAAGTTCCACCACTTATCATTAATTATATCATCTTCACTTGTTATTGATTCCTCAGAAGCCAATGCGTTTCTGACAATGAAAAAGATTCACACAAAATACTAAGTTATTTATCACTGGACATCTTATATACCCACATGATGATGTATTCAATTCTCAGGCTCacagaaaaaaataattcaaacacaATTTTTTGATGGTGCAACTTAAAGATAAGCAGCAACTGCTTTGCCAATAATCGATACATGTGAAATCATGAATTCTACATCTTAGCATGAAATATGAATATTCAACTTTAATGAAACTGAGGCCAACTTGATATTCCTTATTCTGTTTGAGATATTGTAGATGCCATTTGTGCAAAAGAACAAAATGCCAAGTGATAGCACCCTAGATCATCTCAACTAAAGCACAAacaaatgatataaaatatatcaGTTCCAGGGGCAAAGAATGAAACCAAGCTAGCAGTACCCAGACACTTTGTCATCAAATTCTCCTCGCAAGACCTCATGCAACAAAGTGGTATAATCTTTCTGGCCTTCTACCATTAAAGAATCCAGAAAAGACTCCGAACTAATAGCTGGAAACTGTAAGAAATAGAGATATCAAATTAACGTCATACTTAAGTGGACTAGCAAACTTCTCTAgcctaaaatatttatataagaatAGATGTAATGCAGTCAAATTCTTGAGTAAAATAATACCAGAAGTTTAATTCCAGCTTCAGATATAAGCATCTCATCAACCAGTCGCAGAAAGTATAATGTGTTGTCACGACAAGGCTGTGAACTAAAAATATTCTCCTCAGAAGATAAATCTACTAGCCTTTGAATCAAGTTGTCATATATGTCATAAAGCAAGTCTTGGCATGATATGCCACCCTAACAATGACAGAAATCAAAGTAAATTATCCATCAATggctaaaaaaaatcattaagtaGATTAAAAGAAATACACTTTGTAGCATGGCAAGAAAATTTGACATACTTGCTCACaatgaacaagaagaaaatttacAGTTTCCTCTAATCTTTGCCAGCCACTTTTTACAAATTGTATGTAATGACAAAGCACAACAGAGAAAACCTTCATCACAAGATTTTTCTCATTTGCCTCATAGTCACCACAATATCTTGAATCAGGCCTATAGGGTTTTACAATGTCAAGTGTCACAGAAGCTGTTAACCAAGCATTCCAACCATATTCCTATCGCGAAGTTTGAATAATTAGAAACACTTTTAAAAGAAGATACTGAACAGAAaagtatgaataattaattgtaTGCAGTACCATTAATGCCTCTATATTCAAAGTATTTGAATCAAGAAGTTCAAGTAGATCActaattattttcattcttgCAGAAGCATCTTTGCAACCAGATAGGAATCTGAAAATCAGAACCAACATCTGAGGAAGgaaaaaatgagaatttttgCCTCTGCTTCTCTGCTTGTCCGTTGTACTATTTTTCTGTAACACCTGTAAACAAACAATTTCAAGGAATAGCTAGAACATACTCAACTAATAGAAAAATGAGGAGAAATTTCCATGATTGGTCTATCACCTCTTTGAGGCTAGCACCACCTAGAAGAACATCAAACAAGGTTGCACACAAATTATCCGTCTGTGGGAATTTAAACAACCTGTCAGATATAACTGAGAAGAGTGGTTGCAACCTTGAGCTGactttcttgttgttttctgaAAGAGGTTTTGTTCTTCCAACTGCAAGATTGAAAAACCTTGTCGCCTTTTTCTCCGATGGGAAACCAACCAAAAGTCTTCCTATAAATTGCAAGCTGAGCAACCTGATAGGTTCATATTCCCTATATGAAACAAAATTGGAGGGTCACTATAAGACTTTAATTCTTAGCCATTGATTTAAAACAGACCATGTTTACTGTTTCACATCAAAGCAATTCCAGCCATTCAGAAGAAGGAAACACGTTAATTAATGAAACTATAAGCTTAGCTATCAGAATACAAAATACTTAATCAAGCACTTGCCCAGAAACTTGAACATTTTCTGCAACTGCATACTCTTCTAATCAGCAGTAGGAACAaacaaaaatagttaaaatttttcaacaaaattgcAGTACACAATAGCGTCACCACATAGTGGAAAAACAGAAACATATCAAACAGGACATTGTCTCTCATGCCAAAAGTTTGCACATTTAACTCTTAATGCTGAAGGCATACCTCTGTAGCAGATTGACAAAAATGCGACAGCCACCTATCAGATTTACTTGTTCAAGGAAGGACATAAGTAATGGTTTTTGAGAAACAGCACGTATaaccatatttaaaatatcCTCAATGCACGTCATATCATGGCTTGTTTCAAAAAAAGCTATAAGAGCTTTTATATCAGCTGGTGCAATGCTTTGCCTGCATACAACAGTTTTGTACCCAGTAAAAATAATGTCTTATATGTGTCGATTAAATTACCGTACATCAGGCAACACCAGATGCTCTCACCCAGTTGAGACATATACCTGAGGCTCATTTCACCAAGACTTAATAAAAGAAGACgaattttttgtatttcttCTCTACTAGGTCTTTCTCCAATAACTTGTTTAGTAATAGGATGTAAAAGAGGTTGGCCTCCAATTGCAAACCGAGATTTCACATTATCCCAATAGCACTGCCGTATTATGTCAATAACACGAGGGAACTGGCACAAACTTTTAAGCAGCCTCGGATCATTATCAAACTGTTCAATGAGAAACATGTACAGTTCACGTTGCACCTTGTAAACTGTGTACATCCAGGTAAGGGGattaagaaaaatagaagatatgatttcttCTATGAGCAGCTCTGCCAATCCTAAAGAGGAAACTGGAAACATCAAAAGATGTATGATACATTCTTAAATGGTTGTGAAAAGAACtacaaaatcataaaactatAGGGTTCATCATGCATACCACAGGAAGataaaacattaaacaaattCTTCAATGCAGAGAGAGTTTCCATATTGAGTTGCTGAGGTGGAACTGATTGCAATAAAAATCCCAGTATTGAAAATCCAGAAAGAAGATGCATCTGTTGTTGATTTGCTAAGTTCTCATCTAAGACAGAAGCAACAAGCTCAATAACTTCAGCGGTCAAACGCTCTTTTGCAACTGGGAGGACTAGAGTGCTTTCTAAAACttgaatttcatcattttcatatcTATCAGACTGAGATATAAGAGGGAAAAACACAGAAACACCTCCAACACAGTAAATTATCTCTTTGAACAAGCGCCGGGAACATAACTGTGTACCAACCTTTATAGTTGCTTCAAATAAATTCTTATCCAATGCATGATCCAATACAGGTGAAACATTAAACAATTTCTTGCCATCACTTGCCTGAAAACAGAAGTCGATATTTAGGGTTCTGCTATATACAAAAGCAGATTACCTTTAAGACAAATGTGTGTATGCATGCATGTGCCCAAAAGGTAGAGATAAAGAACCTGTGCATTGAGCCCAAACACAATTTTTGATGCAAGACCATCTTTTGCTTCAAGAATTCCACTAGGCAATGGGTTACCCCCAAATGCAGTAGCTTCATTATCCAGGAAGGAATACATGTAGCTCGGTCCAAGGGAATGTACAGCCTTAACTTGCTCAGAGGAAATGACATCAGCAAACAAATAAAGTGGACCGATCTGAccaaaaaaaggcaaaaaatcCGGGTTGGAGTTCCGTGTATTATCTTCACTTTGAGGCCATACCATTTTTGTACCAATGGAGCAGTTAGTCAATAATTCACTGACTTTTGCATATCTGAGGCATGAATATGATGGTCAGGGAACTTACCGGGTTGACTAACTATGTACActtgaaaaatgttttaatgataaaaaaagaaTACGAACTGAGAATGATTAAAGGTGGCATGTTACCTGCATCTTTCAGAAGATACAAGATTGCCATCAAGATAACATCTAAATAGGCTACCCCCAGAAAATGCTCTTCCAATGGTATGAGTAATACAAAGAAAGTGCCATTTCCTCTTGACTAGATTAACATGTGTCTGAATAGAATATTGTTTCAGATTGATAGACTGTGAAGGACATGAGAAGTACatcagtaataataataataatactcaCTTGATAaccatgtaactaaaaaaatgatgtagtaatgaacttgaatttaacaaaaataattttaacagtgttaacagTTAGGCCTAGAGGGACATATGGCATATTTCAACCGAGAATATGAATTAAGCTTTGGAAGAACCTTTCTAGAAACAAACATATAACACATCTTTTACCTTATATATAAGCTTATCTTTTGCTACTGCTGCTAAGAACCCTCTTCTATTTTCAGTGAAGAACTTGAAAAGCCCCATTGTTCCATTCTTGGGTAAGTCCTCCACCCTAAGCcaacatgaaaaagaaaaacccttgTACAGAGGCCAATGCACAggtgttttaattatgattccctacaaatatatatataggaatgTAAATATCAGTTACAAATTAGTCAAGTGACACAATAATTGAATGCAAAAGGTTCCAAAAGGACTTGTAACAATATGAATATCAGAAGAAATCGTAAGGGCTTACAGAGTCATTTCCATTGAGATCAAAGAAGCTAGTTGGTCCTTTCTCATTTAACATTGATAAAACAGTAGTCAACAATAATGAGCAGTATTGCAGTTGAGTCCCCACTTTCTCACTTCGAAGGAGAGCGAAAATCTTGCGAATATCCTTCCCGGATATGCTATAACCACCGATAACCTGAATCAATTGCGCAATTTTCAAAATGATACTGTCATCACCTTCTTGGACAAACCAGTCAAGAAGAAAATTAAGCATTCCTGCCACGACACACGAAGCTCGATTGGAAAGGGAATCCCTAACCAGCTGTTGAAACACACCGAGACCATAATGCCGCAAAGATTCACTGCTCTGGGCAATCACAAAATAGCAAGTAATGacatcaaatttaaacaaactaCAGCTTATATATAGTAAGAATCATCTATAAATAGGAAATTTAGTAACTATCACATACAGAAGAAACAAGCAAGAAAAATGAGTTACTAACCTTCTGTAGGACACTCAAATACAGTATGATCACATCTTCATTCTGAATTGAAGGACCAAAGAAACACATGTGAGAAGAAAAAACAGTGGCACCATGAGGAAAATGACAAAAAAGACTACAAAATTAGTTCACATGGTCAGACAATAGGGATGTAACTACCTGTTAATGCTATGAGCTATCTGCTAAAGCCAAAAGACCAGCAGGAGGattggacaaaaatattaaattcaaaaaatagatGAGTCCGAACTTGAACATCCAAGACCTGAACTTGGTACGGtgcttttaataaaatttatagtgttttatattatattatttaatttataatatatataaaaataaaatttatagtaatatataatactacttcaaattaaacactaaaaatgttcaagatgattatatataaaaatttaataaatatatctttattaaacattaaattaaaaataatttaattttttttaaaaaataatgagtgggcttaaaaaatttaggttgaGTCGGacttgaacaaatataaaatgtgttaatattATGCTGAAGCTTGACGTGAAACTAGCTCGACCCATAAACATCTTTAGATCTAAGAATGTATCAAAGAAACATTCCAGACAAATAAAATCACACCTTTATATGAGGGTTGtcttt
This genomic stretch from Gossypium raimondii isolate GPD5lz chromosome 6, ASM2569854v1, whole genome shotgun sequence harbors:
- the LOC105773530 gene encoding BEACH domain-containing protein B isoform X3, with amino-acid sequence MCFFGPSIQNEDVIILYLSVLQKSSESLRHYGLGVFQQLVRDSLSNRASCVVAGMLNFLLDWFVQEGDDSIILKIAQLIQVIGGYSISGKDIRKIFALLRSEKVGTQLQYCSLLLTTVLSMLNEKGPTSFFDLNGNDSGIIIKTPVHWPLYKGFSFSCWLRVEDLPKNGTMGLFKFFTENRRGFLAAVAKDKLIYKSINLKQYSIQTHVNLVKRKWHFLCITHTIGRAFSGGSLFRCYLDGNLVSSERCRYAKVSELLTNCSIGTKMVWPQSEDNTRNSNPDFLPFFGQIGPLYLFADVISSEQVKAVHSLGPSYMYSFLDNEATAFGGNPLPSGILEAKDGLASKIVFGLNAQASDGKKLFNVSPVLDHALDKNLFEATIKVGTQLCSRRLFKEIIYCVGGVSVFFPLISQSDRYENDEIQVLESTLVLPVAKERLTAEVIELVASVLDENLANQQQMHLLSGFSILGFLLQSVPPQQLNMETLSALKNLFNVLSSCGLAELLIEEIISSIFLNPLTWMYTVYKVQRELYMFLIEQFDNDPRLLKSLCQFPRVIDIIRQCYWDNVKSRFAIGGQPLLHPITKQVIGERPSREEIQKIRLLLLSLGEMSLRQSIAPADIKALIAFFETSHDMTCIEDILNMVIRAVSQKPLLMSFLEQVNLIGGCRIFVNLLQREYEPIRLLSLQFIGRLLVGFPSEKKATRFFNLAVGRTKPLSENNKKVSSRLQPLFSVISDRLFKFPQTDNLCATLFDVLLGGASLKEVLQKNSTTDKQRSRGKNSHFFLPQMLVLIFRFLSGCKDASARMKIISDLLELLDSNTLNIEALMGGISCQDLLYDIYDNLIQRLVDLSSEENIFSSQPCRDNTLYFLRLVDEMLISEAGIKLLFPAISSESFLDSLMVEGQKDYTTLLHEVLRGEFDDKVSGNALASEESITSEDDIINDKWWNLFDNLWIVISEMNGKGPSKMLPRITVSVGPSFGQRARDLVESLNIPATEMAAVVISGGFGNALSGKQNKVADKAMALRGERCPRIVFRLLIIYLCRASLERASRCVQQFISLLPSFLGTDDEQSKSRLQLFIWSLLLVRSRYGKLDDGARFHVIAHVIRETVNSGKSMLATSMIGRDDLFNTSSLSRETGSLHNLIQKDRVLSAVTDESKYVKMLESDRSRHLQELRAKMDENSSLEINTQKTFEDEIQSSLRSILASDESRRAAFLLAHEEEQQNVAEKWMHMFRTLIDERGPWSANPFPNGAVIHWKLDKTEDIRRRRPKLRRNYHFDEKLCHPPSTSPCNEATLPNSESKPSFVGHIPEQMKKFLLKGVHRITDDGSSEPAESGAGPDDPSDIHSAEIIKSSSDQIDIVPDRKELSSPSQETETSEVLRSVPCVLVAPKRKLAGRLAVMKDVLHFFGEFLVEGTVGSSVFKNLNESSLSESARADHKPKSFHWSFHLGMFSEKGTSPDNMEAEDLHKKELRTVKRHRRWNISKIKAVHWTRYLLRYNAVEIFFSDSMAPIFINFASQKNAKEIGTLIVSTRNELLFPRGSSRDKSGIISFVDRRVAVEMAETARERWKRRDITNFDYLMILNTLSGRSYNDLSQYPVFPWVLADYSSEVLDFNKSATFRDLSKPVGALDSKRFEVFEDRYQNFCDPDIPSFHYGSHYSSIGIVLYYLLRMEPFSSLHRNFQGGKFDHADRLFQCIEGTYKNCLSNTSDVKELIPEFFYMPEFLINSNSYHLGVKQDGELISDVSLPSWAKGSPELFVSKNREALESEYVSSNLHHWIDLIFGYKQRGKPAVEAANIFYYLTYEGAVDLDTMDDDLQRSAIEDQIANFGQTPIQIFCKRHPRRGPPIPIAHPLSFAPASISLTSILSCMSNPPSAVLYVGLLDSNIVIVNQGLTLSVKMWLTTQLQFGGNFTFSGSQDPFFGVGSDILSPRKIGSPLAENVELGAQCFATMQTPSENFLISCGNWENSFQVISLSDGRMVQSIRQHKDVVSCVAVTADGSILATGSYDTTVMVREVLRVRSPEKRAPRKDCIIAETPFHILCGHDDIITCLYVSVELDIVISGSKDGTCVFHTLRDGRYVRSLKHPSGSALSKLAASQHGRIVLYADGDLSLNLYSINGKHLASSESYGRLNCVELSGCGEFLVCAGDQGQVVVRSMNALEVVKRYNGVGKVITSLTVTPEECFLAGTKDGNLLVYSIENPQRKAIVLRNPRTRVMIPS
- the LOC105773530 gene encoding BEACH domain-containing protein B isoform X1, which translates into the protein MCFFGPSIQNEDVIILYLSVLQKSSESLRHYGLGVFQQLVRDSLSNRASCVVAGMLNFLLDWFVQEGDDSIILKIAQLIQVIGGYSISGKDIRKIFALLRSEKVGTQLQYCSLLLTTVLSMLNEKGPTSFFDLNGNDSGIIIKTPVHWPLYKGFSFSCWLRVEDLPKNGTMGLFKFFTENRRGFLAAVAKDKLIYKSINLKQYSIQTHVNLVKRKWHFLCITHTIGRAFSGGSLFRCYLDGNLVSSERCRYAKVSELLTNCSIGTKMVWPQSEDNTRNSNPDFLPFFGQIGPLYLFADVISSEQVKAVHSLGPSYMYSFLDNEATAFGGNPLPSGILEAKDGLASKIVFGLNAQASDGKKLFNVSPVLDHALDKNLFEATIKVGTQLCSRRLFKEIIYCVGGVSVFFPLISQSDRYENDEIQVLESTLVLPVAKERLTAEVIELVASVLDENLANQQQMHLLSGFSILGFLLQSVPPQQLNMETLSALKNLFNVLSSCGLAELLIEEIISSIFLNPLTWMYTVYKVQRELYMFLIEQFDNDPRLLKSLCQFPRVIDIIRQCYWDNVKSRFAIGGQPLLHPITKQVIGERPSREEIQKIRLLLLSLGEMSLRQSIAPADIKALIAFFETSHDMTCIEDILNMVIRAVSQKPLLMSFLEQVNLIGGCRIFVNLLQREYEPIRLLSLQFIGRLLVGFPSEKKATRFFNLAVGRTKPLSENNKKVSSRLQPLFSVISDRLFKFPQTDNLCATLFDVLLGGASLKEVLQKNSTTDKQRSRGKNSHFFLPQMLVLIFRFLSGCKDASARMKIISDLLELLDSNTLNIEALMEYGWNAWLTASVTLDIVKPYRPDSRYCGDYEANEKNLVMKVFSVVLCHYIQFVKSGWQRLEETVNFLLVHCEQGGISCQDLLYDIYDNLIQRLVDLSSEENIFSSQPCRDNTLYFLRLVDEMLISEAGIKLLFPAISSESFLDSLMVEGQKDYTTLLHEVLRGEFDDKVSGNALASEESITSEDDIINDKWWNLFDNLWIVISEMNGKGPSKMLPRITVSVGPSFGQRARDLVESLNIPATEMAAVVISGGFGNALSGKQNKVADKAMALRGERCPRIVFRLLIIYLCRASLERASRCVQQFISLLPSFLGTDDEQSKSRLQLFIWSLLLVRSRYGKLDDGARFHVIAHVIRETVNSGKSMLATSMIGRDDLFNTSSLSRETGSLHNLIQKDRVLSAVTDESKYVKMLESDRSRHLQELRAKMDENSSLEINTQKTFEDEIQSSLRSILASDESRRAAFLLAHEEEQQNVAEKWMHMFRTLIDERGPWSANPFPNGAVIHWKLDKTEDIRRRRPKLRRNYHFDEKLCHPPSTSPCNEATLPNSESKPSFVGHIPEQMKKFLLKGVHRITDDGSSEPAESGAGPDDPSDIHSAEIIKSSSDQIDIVPDRKELSSPSQETETSEVLRSVPCVLVAPKRKLAGRLAVMKDVLHFFGEFLVEGTVGSSVFKNLNESSLSESARADHKPKSFHWSFHLGMFSEKGTSPDNMEAEDLHKKELRTVKRHRRWNISKIKAVHWTRYLLRYNAVEIFFSDSMAPIFINFASQKNAKEIGTLIVSTRNELLFPRGSSRDKSGIISFVDRRVAVEMAETARERWKRRDITNFDYLMILNTLSGRSYNDLSQYPVFPWVLADYSSEVLDFNKSATFRDLSKPVGALDSKRFEVFEDRYQNFCDPDIPSFHYGSHYSSIGIVLYYLLRMEPFSSLHRNFQGGKFDHADRLFQCIEGTYKNCLSNTSDVKELIPEFFYMPEFLINSNSYHLGVKQDGELISDVSLPSWAKGSPELFVSKNREALESEYVSSNLHHWIDLIFGYKQRGKPAVEAANIFYYLTYEGAVDLDTMDDDLQRSAIEDQIANFGQTPIQIFCKRHPRRGPPIPIAHPLSFAPASISLTSILSCMSNPPSAVLYVGLLDSNIVIVNQGLTLSVKMWLTTQLQFGGNFTFSGSQDPFFGVGSDILSPRKIGSPLAENVELGAQCFATMQTPSENFLISCGNWENSFQVISLSDGRMVQSIRQHKDVVSCVAVTADGSILATGSYDTTVMVREVLRVRSPEKRAPRKDCIIAETPFHILCGHDDIITCLYVSVELDIVISGSKDGTCVFHTLRDGRYVRSLKHPSGSALSKLAASQHGRIVLYADGDLSLNLYSINGKHLASSESYGRLNCVELSGCGEFLVCAGDQGQVVVRSMNALEVVKRYNGVGKVITSLTVTPEECFLAGTKDGNLLVYSIENPQRKAIVLRNPRTRVMIPS